One window from the genome of Penaeus monodon isolate SGIC_2016 chromosome 2, NSTDA_Pmon_1, whole genome shotgun sequence encodes:
- the LOC119581017 gene encoding LOW QUALITY PROTEIN: uncharacterized protein LOC119581017 (The sequence of the model RefSeq protein was modified relative to this genomic sequence to represent the inferred CDS: substituted 1 base at 1 genomic stop codon), translating to MKKWGKGEFWGVGSDYDPDWILTEGQKKLRDDLIELCRTKIRPQASKCDRNYTFPRESMNAMSELGLLGLIVPKELGGLGENHVCSAMVSETIARYGCPSTAMVYTMHTSAVATLLFRYHDNPHIQDLLRRLDKDKLVGTLSYSDPATGGHFWYPLSSKAKVLDENMVRLFKYGSWATSSGHADWYTIQTVSPDFGGDFSNLSCFLVYKDEIRANTEDWDALGMHGNMSGPLIIEGKFSIERMIGPPGDGRKSNDECVAPIFSLNSTSVWNGISLACMDVSKRHVTRKAHADVGMRVCDYPTIQDYFGECMSHTNSSRTFLFSLAQALDNATNNGDWRIHTVCRSKFAHWLFQAKFIAAKNVSKVGDKMLHACGGSGYKTDLGLERLLRDGKAGWVMAVSNEVTRQMVGRTVLEGLNVLDIWDQKPNERTIHHEIKKMNFEERKKLAAALLEDVATEEKGEAKHPFQDTDFDNPFNTCAPAAXRQGKRSVLKTDDGEEHGPALNPDTWVPLTLKCQSPVSDKMSAFDFALPKPTDHTGCFTGQYVKVRVNLKGNEQERYFSPVSRPDDFGRIELVLRFESQGLMSQHFKALKPGDQVEFQGPCGGFEYEANQLDEVTLLASGGGITPGMQLIRAVMHNPDDRTKIKLLYFSENYDEILYREELDDYAAKDSRLEMVHTLGESPEDWDGEEGFIDTQMIDKHVTKPNGIKQKIIMCGGPTMTISCLHSLRSLGFPSDAIFIYGQFGTEHVRKVYGRNVQLSGHRCDSVL from the exons ATGAAGAAGTGGGGTAAAGGAGAGTTCTGGGGCGTCGGCTCTGACTACGACCCCGACTGGATTCTGACGGAGGGGCAGAAGAAGCTGCGCGACGACCTCATAGAGCTGTGCAGGACCAAGATCAGGCCGCAAGCT TCCAAGTGCGACCGTAATTATACTTTTCCCCGAGAATCCATGAACGCCATGTCTGAACTTGGTCTGCTGGGTCTAATTGTCCCCAAGGAACTGGGAGGCCTTGGAGAGAACCACGTGTGTTCTGCCATGGTAAGCGAGACCATTGCCCGCTACGGCTGCCCCTCCACCGCCATGGTGTACA CCATGCACACATCCGCAGTAGCCACCCTGCTCTTCCGTTACCATGACAACCCACATATCCAAGACCTCCTTCGACGCCTTGACAAGGATAAGCTAGTAGGAACTCTCTCCTATTCTGATCCAGCGACTG GGGGTCACTTCTGGTACCCATTGTCTTCGAAGGCGAAGGTCCTGGACGAGAACATGGTGCGGCTCTTCAAGTACGGCTCGTGGGCGACAAGCAGCGGCCACGCTGACTGGTACACCATCCAGACCGTGAGTCCTGACTTCGGGGGAGACTTCTCCAACCTGTCTTGCTTCTTGGTCTACAAG GACGAAATCCGAGCCAACACCGAAGACTGGGACGCCTTGGGCATGCACGGCAACATGTCCGGCCCGCTCATCATCGAGGGCAAGTTCTCCATCGAAAGAATGATTGGCCCTCCTGGAGATGGCCGGAAG AGCAACGACGAGTGCGTGGCTCCCATCTTCTCCCTGAATTCGACGTCAGTGTGGAACGGAATCTCCCTGGCGTGCATGGACGTGTCCAAAAGACACGTGACCCGCAAAGCACACGCTGACGTGGGGATGCGGGTATGCGACTACCCAACCATCCAG GATTATTTTGGCGAGTGCATGAGTCACACGAATTCGTCACGAACGTTTCTGTTCAGCCTGGCGCAAGCCCTCGACAACGCCACCAACAACGGTGACTGGAGAATTCACACCGTCTGCAG GTCAAAGTTTGCACACTGGCTATTCCAAGCAAAGTTCATTGCTGCCAAGAACGTGTCCAAAGTTGGCGATAAGATGCTTCACGCCTGCGGAGGGTCCGGGTACAAG ACTGACCTTGGCTTGGAGCGGTTACTGCGCGACGGGAAGGCGGGCTGGGTCATGGCGGTGTCAAACGAGGTCACGAGACAGATGGTGGGGAGGACAGTGCTCGAGGGACTTAACGTTCTCGATATCTG GGACCAGAAACCGAACGAGAGAACCATCCACCACGAAATCAAGAAAATGAACTTCGAGGAGCGCAAGAAGCTGGCCGCGGCGCTTCTAGAAGACGTCGCGACCGAGGAGAAGGGCGAAGCGAAGCACCCGTTCCAAGACACTGACTTTGACAACCCTTTCAACACGTGTGCTCCCGCGGCCTAACGGCAAGGCAAGAGAAGC GTCCTCAAGACAGACGACGGGGAAGAGCACGGACCTGCCCTGAACCCTGACACTTGGGTGCCACTCACCCTAAAGTGCCAGAGTCCAGTCAGCGATAAAATGTCCGCATTCGACTTCGCTCTTCCGAAGCCTACCGATCACACAGGATGCTTCACCGGCCAGTATGTGAAG GTTCGCGTGAACCTCAAGGGCAACGAGCAAGAGCGCTACTTCTCGCCCGTGTCGCGTCCTGACGACTTCGGCCGCATCGAACTCGTGCTCAGGTTCGAGTCTCAGGGCCTCATGTCTCAGCACTTCAAGGCTCTCAAGCCAG GAGACCAGGTGGAGTTCCAGGGCCCTTGCGGAGGCTTCGAGTACGAGGCGAACCAGCTGGACGAGGTGACGCTCCTGGCCTCGGGCGGAGGCATCACCCCCGGCATGCAGCTCATCCGCGCCGTCATGCACAACCCCGACGACAGGACCAAGATCAAGCTCCTCTACTTCTCCGAGAATTACGACGAGATCCTGTACCGCGAAGAACTTGATGATTATGCAG CTAAGGATTCTCGACTGGAGATGGTGCACACGCTGGGAGAGTCGCCTGAGGACTGGGATGGCGAGGAAGGCTTCATCGACACGCAGATGATCGACAAGCACGTGACCAAACCCAATGGCATTAAACAGAAG ATCATCATGTGTGGAGGCCCTACTATGACCATCTCGTGCCTCCACTCCCTGCGGTCCCTCGGCTTCCCCTCCGACGCCATCTTCATCTACGGGCAGTTCGGCACCGAACACGTGAGGAAGGTCTACGGCAGGAACGTCCAGCTCTCCGGCCACCGCTGCGACAGTGTCCTCTGA